In the Desulfobacterales bacterium genome, TCATTGGGGATGCCGCTTTCCCAGGAAGGCGTGAAATTTCGGCAAACCGAAGCGCGGTGCTCATAAATGCTGCAGCATACTGCAATTCCGATCTGGCCCTCCAGGGCGATACAACGCGGCCGGGGACTATGGGTGCCCTTCATTACCACATAGAAATCATTTAACTTTTCGGTGAGATCCGGCGGTACCCCGCTGAGATCATTGCTTTCAGCCCAGTAAAAGGAAGCCCGGTAATAGGCGCAGCAGGCCCCGCACCTCAGGCAGGGATTTACGTGATGCATCATGACTTTTAAAGCCTTTATTATGGCTGTTACATACGAATATTTAAAGAGATATTAACCCGATGACGGCGCGGGAATATGCACCAAAAAGATGATTTTGGCAAGAAGAAAATGAATGCTGAGAAGCAGAGCTCTCCGGAGGTGAAAGGCAATCTCTAAACCCAATCGGGTTAATCGGAATAACCCTTGGGTCCGAATAAGGGCGGTTCATCGTTTTCCGGCGCAATTTCGGCCTTGGGTTGCGTCGGTTTTTTTTCCACATTGGGTTGGGAAGACGGAACCGTGGGCAGTGGCTGGTCAGACGGTCCGGTCGGCCGGTTTGTTTGGGACGGGTTCTGTTTTTTTTCACGCTGCAGGGGGGGCGCCGTTAAAGGAAGGGATTCCTTTTCCGGCAAAACCGGCTTTTCCCCCTTAACAGCAGGACCTGGTTTTATTGCCGGCCCGGCGGGTGGAATAACCGCAGTCGGGATCTCTAGATCCGAAGCATCAGCCGGTCGGCTTTTATCGGGCGGCACCGCTCTTTTGTCCGGTTCCGTTTGGGGTTGCGTCTTGGCAGGCGCGGGACTGCCCGCGGGTTCCGGCCGGACAATTGTCTCGGGCGTCGGCAGCTTGGCTTTTTTTTCCATACCGAAGCCGGCCAGAAAACTTTTCGGCATCGGATTACGGGTTATCAGCAACTTGGCCGGAATCCGGATGTCATTTCCAATAATGATCCTGTTGGGATCCAGCGTCGGGTTGGCATTGGCAATGGCCATCCAGCTATCCAGGCTCCCGGTGTACCACTTGGCAAGAATGGATAGGGTTTCACCCTCCCATCTGACCTGATGCACGTAATAACCCTCGTCCCAAAAAATCAGCTTGTTTAGCTTGTTTAAATAGGTGCAACTGCTGCAAACCAGCGCCAGCAGGAGCCCGATCATCCCCAAACGAAGAATATGAATAAAGGATTTTTTCAAATAAATTCCTGTCTATTTCCTTTTTACACGGTCAATTCGATCCAGGTATTCTTTGGCAAGTTTATTGTTCGGATTTGCTTCTATGGCCAGTTTAAGGTTTTTGACAAATGGTTCCCGCTTGCCAAGCCGCTGCTGAACAATTGCAAGATTAAACAAGGCCTCATCCATAAAAGGCGGAGAAAGTTTAACCGTGCGTTCGAACATTTCCTCGGCCTTCCCGTAATTTTTTATTTTGGCATAAATATAACCGAGATTGTAGAAGGTGTTGGGATGCTGCGGGTTTAATTCGGCTGCCTTGCTGTATGCTGCGATGGCTTTTTGATATTGTTCCCGGTGCGTATAAAAAAGCCCAAGTTGAAAAAGTGCTTCGGGGTCTCCCGGATTCAACTCAACCGCCCTGATAATTAACCCTTCTGCCTTTTCGGGATCTGCCCCAGCCAGCTCTGATGCCTGTCCCAGCAATGCTTTGGTATAGTACGGCAACAGTTCCCCTTTTCGAGAGGGGCTTTCCGAAACAGCCTTTTGTAACAATTCAGCTGCTTTTGAATACTGCTTTTCTTCAAAAGCGGTCACGGCGGCGGCCCTTAATTTGTCCGAACCTGCAGGGCTTAAGCCGCCACCGCTGTCGCCGGACAAGAACACCTTTCGGTAAACAAATAAAGACCATAGCACAAGTATCCCCACAAAAAAAACCGCAGCCGCATACTTTACGCCGCGCCTTTCGCTCCAATTGGATTTTTCGGCAGTGGTTGATACTGCGGCTTTTTCTTCGGCCGGCCCCGGGTCCGGCTCGATCACCTCGGTTATGTTTGAAGCTGCGTCTTCGAAACCTGTTAATGTGTCTGCCGTGTCGTATCCTGCGCCCGGGAGCTCCGTCGGCGCCTGAACCTGCATTGCGGCACGCATCGCCAGATCTTCATCTGAAATCTCTTTCTCAAAGAGACGATGCATATACTGAGAAATACCCTGGGTAGACGGCCGGTTCGGCAGCTTATTTAACAGCCCTTCAATGTCCGCCTGCATTTCACCGCTGGAAGGGTAGCGGTCGTCCGGATTTTTGGCAAGTATCCGGTTGAGAATTCTAAAAAGCTCGGGATATCGATAACCAATCACATTTTCAGGCGGCTCAAACCGGGCTTCACGCACCCGGGAAAGCACCTGGAGGGTGTCTTCGCCGGTATACATCCGCCGGCGCGACAGCATTTCATAAAGGAGTATACCCGTCGCAAAAATATCGGAACGATGATCAATCACCTTGCCATCGGCCTGTTCCGGTGACATATAAGCGACTTTTCCCTTGATAATCCCCACCTGGGTGTCTTTGCTCTGGTTCCTGGCTTTGGCAATGCCAAAATCAATAATTTTCACCTGCCCGCTGAACGTTATCAAAATATTCGGCGGGCTGATATCCCGGTGGATAATTCCCAACGGTTTTCCCTGAAAATCGCGCAGCTTATGAGCGTATTCCAGCCCGTCACAGATCTGGGCGGTGATGTAAAGCGCTGTTTCCAGATCCATCGGCATGTTTTTTTGTTTGGACTTATTTGTCGACAGGCGCAGGTCTTTGCCGGCCAGCAATTCCATGGCAATGAAATAGCTGTTTGCCATGGTGCCGAAATCATAAATCTGGACAATATTCTGGTGCTGCAGCAGGGCCGCGAGCTTGGCCTCATCAATAAAAGAAGATACCAGAACATCATCGAAAGCAAGGTACGGAAGGATTTTTTTAACGGCGACAATCTTCTCAAAACCCCGATCGCCGATGATTTTGGCCCGGTACAACTCGGCCATACCGCCGGAAGCGATTTTGTCCATCAGCAGATATTTTCCATATTGTCTGGGTTGAAAAGGTGTCATATCCCGTGGTCAGAATGCCTGGATACTGTAAAGCGTCTATATAGATTTTCCATAAAAGCCCGTTATAGCCAGATTATCCTATCAATACGCCGATCGTCAAGGGGATTGCTTCAGGGTTTTACCCAAATTATTCTTTAAACATCAAATGGATATATCCATACTGATTGTTCAGGGGTAACGATAAAATCAATTTTTGGTTTTTGCTGTCCCAGACCTTCTGGGTTTTTGTGGAATCGGTGGGAGGCGTGATGGATTCTGTAATTCTTTTTTCAAGTTCTTCAAAAATGGTTACGGCTACAAACGCCGCATTTTGTACGATCTGGAAACCAAACTTTGAAAGCCTGTTCTCTTTGTACCACAAATAAGCGATGGTCCCGAACCGGGTCTTCTTTTTATCATTTTGATCCACGACCGGCATGATCGTGTAGTCGTCACCGGAAAGATAGTTTAATACGGAATTTTTGGACAAATACGGCATCTCACCCTTTTCCGGCCTTAAAATCAGCCGGGCAAAAAAACCGACTTTTTCGATGCCGTGAGATTGCAATTGGGGGACATCCAACGCTTTTCCCAGAATGATCGGGTAATTATTGACGCTAAAGTTTAAATTTTCACACAATGAATCCTTCATGCTTCATCACAATCCTTTTATGAATAAATATTGATAACCACATGGATATACACGATCCCGCTGAAAATTACCCTCTTGGCGCTGAATCGCAGTTTTCGTGATCCTTTACCACAACACTCCGGGTTAAACAACCCGAGACTCTTTAAAAGGGTTTTTTGCGAGCGAATTCAGCCGCAGGCACGACTGCGGGCCTACCGCGGGGTATGTTCCCATCATTTCAAAACAACTATATTCCGAGTTTTATTTAATTTTATCTTTGTTCTATCGTCTCTGCCAAAAATATGATATTAACCTGCTTACGGAAGTGTCCCAAGCACAGCCCGCAGGTTTATTTCCGGAAAATTGCCTACAGGAAGGCCGGATTTCATCCGTCTTTCCGTTGCAGCTAAACACATATCTTTAAAAATTCGGCAGCGATGACAGACACCTTGACATATGAGGAGCTTGAATACCGCGTAAGGATACTGGAAAACGAGGCTCGCTGGCGCAAGCAGGCGGAACAAGCCCTGCAGGAGAGCGAAAAGCGATTTAAGCTGTTGTTTGAGTACGCACCGGATATGTTCTTCATCTGTGATGAAAGCGGTGTATTGATTGACGCAAACCGCGCGGCTGAAAAGTTGACTGGGTATGAACGCCATGAGGTGGTTGGAAAAAGCCTCCTGTCTCTCGGTATTTTGCCTAAAAATCAGACCCAGAAGGCTGCCGAGCTGCTTTACAAGATTTCACGAAAAA is a window encoding:
- a CDS encoding YkgJ family cysteine cluster protein; the encoded protein is MMHHVNPCLRCGACCAYYRASFYWAESNDLSGVPPDLTEKLNDFYVVMKGTHSPRPRCIALEGQIGIAVCCSIYEHRASVCRNFTPSWESGIPNERCDKARAAWNLKPLAPATWYQPDCLDKAA
- a CDS encoding protein kinase, with amino-acid sequence MDKIASGGMAELYRAKIIGDRGFEKIVAVKKILPYLAFDDVLVSSFIDEAKLAALLQHQNIVQIYDFGTMANSYFIAMELLAGKDLRLSTNKSKQKNMPMDLETALYITAQICDGLEYAHKLRDFQGKPLGIIHRDISPPNILITFSGQVKIIDFGIAKARNQSKDTQVGIIKGKVAYMSPEQADGKVIDHRSDIFATGILLYEMLSRRRMYTGEDTLQVLSRVREARFEPPENVIGYRYPELFRILNRILAKNPDDRYPSSGEMQADIEGLLNKLPNRPSTQGISQYMHRLFEKEISDEDLAMRAAMQVQAPTELPGAGYDTADTLTGFEDAASNITEVIEPDPGPAEEKAAVSTTAEKSNWSERRGVKYAAAVFFVGILVLWSLFVYRKVFLSGDSGGGLSPAGSDKLRAAAVTAFEEKQYSKAAELLQKAVSESPSRKGELLPYYTKALLGQASELAGADPEKAEGLIIRAVELNPGDPEALFQLGLFYTHREQYQKAIAAYSKAAELNPQHPNTFYNLGYIYAKIKNYGKAEEMFERTVKLSPPFMDEALFNLAIVQQRLGKREPFVKNLKLAIEANPNNKLAKEYLDRIDRVKRK